A portion of the Spartinivicinus ruber genome contains these proteins:
- a CDS encoding MBOAT family O-acyltransferase, translating to MNFQSFHFFIFFIIVLIIVRGFLWGKNNLKKAFLLIASYYFYMCWDWRFASLILTITLINYVIGPRIFQARTSGEKKGWLALSLISNLGILAYFKYANFFIESMQELLSIVGASGELRLLDIILPIGISFYTFQSISYTLDIYRGNIKPVQSCIDFALFVAFFPQLVAGPIVRANHFLPQLEKSSEEEPNSFESGISLIIRGFIKKIAFADILALHIVDPVFAKPSEFSPLFLLIAIYAYSFQVYMDFSAYTDIARGIARTLGYELPINFNRPYKAVSISEFWQRWHISMSSFFRDYLFFSLGGSKQGNVYFNLLITFVAIGIWHGAGWNFVLYGLCHGAMVCIERWRRLRRERLGLTLSYSGWRLVLQVFLIFNIISLTRILFRGGTVEDAINYAKAMLDFNNTNLPLSFIGMICLLAVTILHFTPSKWTFDWKVIYCRLPVYVQAISIACVAYGLLALSSGAAPFIYFQF from the coding sequence ATGAACTTTCAATCATTTCATTTTTTTATATTTTTTATAATCGTTCTTATTATAGTTAGAGGTTTCCTTTGGGGAAAAAATAATTTAAAGAAGGCTTTTTTACTTATAGCCAGTTACTATTTTTACATGTGTTGGGACTGGCGCTTTGCTAGCCTAATACTTACAATCACACTAATCAACTATGTAATAGGCCCTCGAATTTTTCAGGCAAGGACGAGTGGAGAGAAAAAAGGCTGGCTAGCCCTATCACTCATTTCAAATTTAGGAATTTTAGCCTATTTCAAATATGCAAATTTTTTCATCGAAAGTATGCAAGAGCTCCTATCAATCGTAGGAGCAAGTGGAGAATTAAGGCTATTAGATATTATTCTACCTATTGGTATTTCTTTTTATACTTTCCAAAGTATTAGTTACACGCTCGATATCTACCGAGGAAACATAAAACCTGTGCAAAGTTGTATAGATTTTGCACTTTTTGTAGCTTTTTTTCCACAACTGGTTGCCGGTCCTATTGTAAGAGCCAATCATTTTCTACCCCAGCTGGAAAAATCCTCGGAGGAAGAGCCCAATAGCTTTGAGTCAGGCATCTCCCTAATAATTCGTGGTTTTATAAAAAAAATTGCTTTTGCTGATATACTCGCCTTACATATTGTAGACCCAGTATTTGCTAAGCCATCAGAATTCTCACCTTTGTTCCTGCTAATTGCTATATATGCTTATAGTTTTCAAGTATACATGGACTTTTCAGCCTATACAGATATTGCAAGAGGTATAGCAAGAACACTAGGCTATGAACTGCCTATTAACTTCAATCGTCCTTATAAAGCGGTGAGTATTTCAGAATTTTGGCAACGCTGGCATATTTCTATGTCATCTTTTTTTCGTGATTATTTATTCTTTAGTTTGGGTGGATCAAAGCAAGGGAATGTGTATTTCAACCTACTCATCACCTTTGTTGCTATCGGAATATGGCATGGTGCTGGGTGGAACTTTGTTCTATATGGTTTATGTCATGGAGCCATGGTATGTATAGAGCGTTGGCGCCGTCTACGTAGAGAAAGACTTGGCCTAACACTTTCTTACAGTGGTTGGCGCTTAGTCTTACAAGTATTTTTAATTTTTAACATTATTTCACTCACGCGTATTTTGTTCAGAGGGGGAACAGTTGAAGATGCAATAAATTATGCAAAAGCAATGCTTGATTTCAATAATACCAATCTACCATTAAGTTTTATTGGTATGATCTGTCTACTAGCTGTAACAATACTACATTTTACTCCAAGTAAGTGGACTTTTGACTGGAAGGTGATTTATTGCCGCTTACCTGTATATGTTCAAGCAATATCTATTGCATGTGTAGCTTATGGTTTGCTTGCTTTATCTTCTGGAGCAGCTCCATTTATTTATTTTCAATTTTAA